The following are encoded together in the Acinetobacter radioresistens DSM 6976 = NBRC 102413 = CIP 103788 genome:
- a CDS encoding Mpo1 family 2-hydroxy fatty acid dioxygenase, whose translation MKTVEEWFEEYSESHQNKTNKAIHWICVPTILFSIIGIIAHFSTLLATLLVVLTIIFYARLDLVLAVAMAALILVMGWLIYTLPLGIGFYIGVFVLAWIGQFYGHKVEGKKPSFLKDLQFLLIGPVWCMDAYLGKFLPKWKTRHRALTSA comes from the coding sequence ATGAAGACAGTGGAAGAATGGTTTGAAGAATATTCTGAAAGCCACCAGAATAAAACCAATAAAGCGATTCACTGGATTTGTGTTCCAACTATCCTATTTTCAATTATCGGGATCATCGCACACTTCAGCACCCTGCTTGCGACTCTGCTCGTAGTTTTAACTATAATTTTCTATGCCCGTCTTGACTTGGTACTAGCTGTAGCAATGGCAGCGTTAATTCTGGTTATGGGTTGGCTTATTTATACCTTGCCATTAGGAATAGGCTTTTATATTGGAGTTTTTGTTCTGGCATGGATTGGCCAGTTTTATGGACATAAAGTTGAGGGTAAAAAGCCTTCTTTTTTAAAAGACCTCCAGTTTCTCCTGATTGGCCCCGTATGGTGCATGGATGCTTATTTAGGTAAATTCCTACCTAAGTGGAAAACACGGCATAGAGCGCTTACTAGCGCTTAA
- the tsf gene encoding translation elongation factor Ts: MTAVTASMVKELRDRTGLAMMECKKALTEADGDIELAIDNLRKSGQAKAAKKAGNIAADGAITIVQEGNKAILVEVNCQTDFVAKDENFAGFSAKVAAAALAANETDVAKIAELKLEDGATVEEARIALVQKIGENIQVRRAAIVEGENLAVYKHGLKIGVVVAYTGDADTGKGIAMHVAAFNPVAVTAEQVPAELVAKEKEIAEAKAIESGKPANIVEKMVSGSVDKYLNEVVLERQMYVIDNDKKVAEVLKVTGTTVAQFVRFEVGEGIEKKAEMSFAEEVAAAQAAAQ; the protein is encoded by the coding sequence ATGACTGCTGTTACTGCAAGCATGGTTAAAGAATTGCGCGACCGTACTGGCCTTGCAATGATGGAATGTAAAAAAGCTTTAACAGAAGCTGATGGTGATATCGAACTTGCGATTGATAACCTTCGTAAATCTGGTCAAGCAAAAGCAGCTAAAAAAGCGGGTAATATTGCAGCTGATGGCGCGATTACGATTGTTCAGGAAGGCAATAAGGCAATTCTTGTAGAAGTAAACTGTCAGACTGACTTTGTTGCTAAAGACGAAAACTTTGCTGGCTTCTCTGCAAAAGTTGCTGCTGCTGCGCTAGCTGCAAATGAAACTGATGTTGCTAAAATTGCTGAACTCAAGCTTGAAGATGGTGCTACTGTTGAAGAAGCACGTATTGCACTTGTTCAGAAAATTGGTGAAAACATTCAGGTTCGTCGTGCTGCGATTGTTGAAGGTGAAAACCTTGCAGTTTATAAACACGGTCTGAAAATTGGTGTTGTTGTAGCTTACACTGGTGATGCTGATACAGGTAAAGGTATTGCAATGCACGTTGCTGCATTCAATCCAGTTGCTGTAACTGCTGAACAGGTTCCTGCTGAGCTTGTAGCGAAAGAAAAAGAAATCGCTGAAGCAAAAGCAATCGAATCTGGTAAACCAGCCAATATCGTTGAAAAAATGGTATCTGGTTCAGTAGATAAATATCTGAATGAAGTTGTACTTGAGCGTCAAATGTACGTAATTGACAACGACAAGAAAGTTGCTGAAGTACTTAAGGTGACTGGTACAACTGTAGCTCAATTCGTACGTTTCGAAGTGGGTGAAGGTATCGAGAAAAAAGCAGAAATGAGCTTCGCTGAAGAAGTTGCTGCTGCTCAGGCTGCTGCTCAATAA
- the rpsB gene encoding 30S ribosomal protein S2 yields the protein MADYNVSMRDLLTAGAHFGHQTRFWNPKMRQYIFGARNKIHIINLEHTVPALNDALNFANQLASKKNKVLFVGTKRAASNIIREQAQRAGQPYVDHRWLGGMLTNWKTLRQSINRLKDLQTQSQDGTFAKLTKREALERAREMEKLERSLGGVKNMGGLPDALFVIDVDHEAIAIKEAKNLGIPVIGIVDTNSNPDNVDYVIPGNDDAIRAVTLYASAMADAIIAGKEYAQSQANAQAKAEEAPASEA from the coding sequence ATGGCAGATTACAACGTAAGCATGCGCGACCTTCTTACAGCTGGCGCACACTTTGGTCACCAAACTCGTTTCTGGAACCCAAAAATGCGTCAATATATCTTTGGCGCGCGTAACAAAATTCACATCATCAACCTTGAGCATACTGTTCCTGCGCTAAATGATGCTTTGAACTTTGCTAACCAGTTAGCAAGTAAAAAGAATAAAGTTTTGTTCGTTGGTACTAAACGTGCTGCTTCTAACATCATCCGTGAACAAGCTCAACGCGCTGGTCAACCATATGTAGATCATCGCTGGTTAGGTGGTATGTTGACGAATTGGAAAACTCTTCGTCAATCAATCAACCGTTTGAAAGATCTTCAAACTCAGTCTCAGGACGGTACTTTTGCTAAGCTGACTAAACGTGAAGCTCTTGAGCGTGCACGTGAGATGGAAAAACTTGAGCGTTCTTTGGGCGGCGTGAAAAACATGGGTGGCTTACCTGACGCATTATTCGTAATCGATGTTGATCACGAAGCAATTGCTATTAAAGAAGCTAAGAACCTGGGTATTCCTGTAATCGGTATCGTAGATACAAACTCTAATCCAGACAACGTAGACTACGTTATTCCGGGTAATGATGACGCGATCCGCGCAGTAACTCTTTATGCTTCTGCTATGGCTGACGCGATTATTGCTGGTAAAGAATACGCTCAATCACAAGCAAATGCACAAGCTAAAGCAGAAGAAGCTCCAGCTTCTGAGGCTTAA
- the map gene encoding type I methionyl aminopeptidase: MNSTYSAPARLIKTPEEIEKMRIAGRLAAEVLDMIKPYIKPGVSTLELDTICHDYIVNVQQAIPACLGYGAAPGRAAFQHTICTSVNHVVCHGIPSEAKILKKGDILNIDVTVIKDGYHGDTNMMYIVGGETSILANRLCKVAQEAMYRGMETVKAGSYVGDIGYAIQKYVESERFSVVREYCGHGIGTVFHDEPQILHYGQKSTGMRLEAGMTFTIEPMVNAGVWQTKLLGDKWTVVTKDHKLSAQYEHTILVTETGIEVLTARSEEDLSRFQR, encoded by the coding sequence ATGAACAGTACTTATTCAGCTCCTGCCCGTTTAATAAAAACCCCTGAAGAGATTGAAAAAATGCGTATTGCGGGGCGTTTGGCGGCAGAAGTACTCGATATGATTAAGCCCTATATTAAACCTGGAGTCAGCACATTAGAACTAGACACGATTTGTCATGATTATATAGTGAATGTGCAACAGGCCATCCCTGCCTGTTTAGGTTATGGGGCTGCGCCAGGGCGCGCAGCGTTTCAACATACAATCTGTACTTCAGTAAACCACGTGGTATGTCATGGTATTCCCTCAGAAGCTAAAATTCTCAAGAAGGGTGATATCCTCAATATCGATGTAACTGTTATTAAAGATGGTTATCATGGCGATACTAACATGATGTATATCGTAGGTGGCGAAACCTCTATTCTTGCAAATCGCCTGTGTAAAGTTGCTCAGGAAGCAATGTATCGTGGGATGGAAACAGTTAAGGCAGGGTCATATGTGGGTGATATTGGCTATGCAATTCAAAAATATGTAGAGTCCGAGCGCTTTAGTGTAGTACGGGAATATTGCGGTCATGGTATCGGCACAGTATTTCATGATGAGCCACAAATCTTGCATTATGGCCAGAAGAGTACTGGCATGCGTTTGGAAGCCGGTATGACTTTTACCATTGAACCCATGGTAAATGCCGGAGTATGGCAGACTAAACTATTAGGAGATAAATGGACAGTGGTTACTAAGGATCATAAACTTTCTGCTCAATATGAACATACAATTTTAGTAACTGAAACAGGCATTGAAGTTTTAACAGCACGCTCGGAAGAAGATCTTTCTCGCTTTCAACGTTAA
- a CDS encoding OmpW/AlkL family protein produces MKYTALALTTSVLFGLPQLSFAENNWFGMKADGFKRFSVSVGALHVMPQGKAQPFKVNTAIANNTKARNGTIQVDTVLNNLDPNVRQQALADTLNFLGFFSGGELDSAISGSSVINGLEEWSNPGTGLEADDVTTLGIISNYFFTDNVSLEIKAGIPPKVDLQGKGKIYAPFSAIATPQLGGLPLEFLDIALQNDIFITDLEAYGPAASARAWTPAFELQYHFGKTGVNKFRPYVGVGLMYAYFNELEINPRTEQDLIAAGHMIANIKQGKAGAALEGTPSTANPEVEVEASDAFAPVATLGFTYDFNDKWFAVGSVSYAHLKNDTTITVRDAQLGELIKSKADIEVNPILAYAGVGYRFEINLYR; encoded by the coding sequence ATGAAATATACTGCCCTAGCACTCACAACGAGTGTTCTGTTTGGTTTACCACAATTGTCTTTTGCTGAAAATAACTGGTTTGGTATGAAAGCAGATGGCTTTAAACGCTTCTCTGTTTCCGTCGGTGCTTTACATGTTATGCCTCAAGGTAAAGCACAACCCTTTAAAGTTAATACAGCTATTGCAAATAATACGAAAGCAAGAAATGGTACTATTCAAGTTGATACGGTTTTAAATAATCTAGATCCTAATGTTAGGCAACAAGCTTTAGCTGATACTTTAAATTTTTTAGGTTTCTTTTCTGGTGGTGAATTAGACTCCGCGATAAGTGGTAGCTCCGTTATTAATGGTCTGGAAGAGTGGAGTAATCCTGGAACTGGACTTGAAGCTGATGATGTAACTACCTTAGGAATCATATCTAATTACTTTTTCACAGATAATGTTTCTCTAGAAATTAAAGCAGGTATTCCTCCTAAAGTTGACTTACAAGGTAAAGGTAAAATTTATGCGCCGTTTTCAGCCATCGCCACTCCTCAGTTAGGGGGTTTACCATTAGAATTTTTAGATATTGCACTACAAAATGATATCTTTATTACAGATTTAGAAGCTTATGGCCCAGCTGCTTCGGCACGTGCTTGGACTCCAGCTTTTGAACTTCAGTATCATTTTGGCAAAACAGGTGTAAATAAGTTCCGTCCTTATGTAGGTGTAGGTCTTATGTATGCTTACTTTAATGAACTGGAAATTAATCCACGTACTGAACAGGACTTAATTGCTGCCGGACATATGATTGCAAATATTAAGCAAGGAAAGGCAGGCGCTGCCCTTGAAGGGACACCAAGTACAGCCAACCCAGAAGTAGAGGTAGAAGCCAGTGATGCTTTTGCCCCTGTCGCAACATTAGGCTTTACTTATGACTTTAATGATAAGTGGTTTGCAGTAGGTTCAGTTTCATATGCTCACTTAAAAAACGATACAACCATCACGGTGAGAGATGCTCAACTGGGTGAGCTGATTAAATCTAAAGCTGATATTGAGGTAAATCCGATCTTGGCATATGCAGGTGTAGGCTACCGTTTCGAAATTAATTTATATCGATAA
- a CDS encoding MFS transporter yields the protein MSTTQFSKPLIYMLIASAFILALSLGVRHSFGLYLVPMSHEFGWGHHVFSLAIAMQNLIWGAVQPFTGALADKYGSKIVVAIGGALYTAGLVLMAFSSTGLLLNLSVGLILGFALSATSFSVLLSAVGRAAPPEKRSMAMGIASAAGSFGQFIMLPATLLLLKSIGWSAALMVCAVLVAFIIPLAWMLKAPHYQPPKVISEALKPALTFKQVLHIVRKHRPFWWLALGFLVCGFQVVFLGVHLPGYLIDHGFDATTGTIFLALVGLFNIIGTYGAGWLGDRYSKPKLLMLLYGIRGIAIIAFLALPLTTISVYIFGMVMGILWLSTVPLTNGIVANMFGVKYLSMLSGIVFFTHQIGSFFGGWLGGVNHDIAGNYNAVWLTAIVLSVLGVFVHFFVNEEAVIYD from the coding sequence ATGTCAACCACACAATTCTCCAAACCGCTTATATATATGCTCATTGCCAGTGCTTTCATTCTGGCTTTATCACTAGGGGTGCGGCATTCATTTGGTTTATATCTTGTACCAATGAGCCATGAGTTTGGATGGGGACATCATGTTTTTAGTCTGGCGATTGCCATGCAAAACTTGATCTGGGGAGCAGTTCAACCTTTTACAGGTGCCCTTGCAGATAAATATGGAAGTAAAATTGTTGTGGCCATTGGAGGTGCATTATACACCGCTGGCCTAGTTCTTATGGCTTTCAGCTCAACAGGCTTACTTCTTAATTTAAGTGTAGGCTTGATTTTAGGTTTTGCCTTGTCAGCTACTTCGTTTTCTGTACTCCTTTCAGCCGTTGGTCGGGCCGCTCCTCCAGAAAAACGCAGTATGGCCATGGGAATTGCCAGTGCGGCGGGTTCATTTGGCCAATTCATTATGTTGCCTGCTACTTTGCTGCTGCTTAAAAGTATAGGCTGGTCTGCTGCACTTATGGTCTGTGCTGTTCTAGTGGCTTTCATTATTCCGCTGGCATGGATGCTTAAGGCTCCCCATTACCAGCCGCCCAAAGTAATCAGTGAGGCTTTAAAGCCCGCTCTTACTTTTAAGCAAGTCTTACACATAGTTAGAAAACATCGACCCTTCTGGTGGCTGGCTCTTGGTTTTCTGGTCTGTGGTTTTCAGGTAGTCTTTCTGGGTGTACATCTGCCAGGTTATTTGATCGATCACGGCTTTGACGCCACGACCGGCACTATCTTTTTAGCCTTAGTTGGATTATTTAATATTATTGGAACCTACGGTGCCGGCTGGTTAGGTGATCGTTATTCTAAACCTAAGCTTTTAATGCTGCTATACGGTATTCGCGGTATTGCCATTATTGCATTTCTGGCTCTTCCCTTAACAACAATTAGTGTCTATATTTTTGGTATGGTCATGGGAATCTTGTGGTTATCTACAGTTCCACTGACTAATGGTATTGTTGCAAACATGTTCGGAGTAAAATACTTGAGCATGCTAAGTGGTATCGTGTTTTTCACCCATCAGATTGGTTCTTTTTTTGGTGGCTGGCTGGGTGGCGTCAATCATGATATTGCAGGTAATTACAATGCAGTATGGCTAACCGCAATTGTCTTAAGTGTGCTCGGAGTATTTGTACATTTCTTTGTTAATGAAGAGGCCGTAATTTATGACTAA